From one Variovorax sp. PBL-H6 genomic stretch:
- a CDS encoding dihydroneopterin aldolase codes for MSSNSIDPLLSTCRRLFLRDYEVWINIGVHEFEKRAEQRVIINVDLYVPLDVSTPKADELDEVVDYDFIRRTVATRLSKGHIHLQETLCDDILTQVLLHPKVQAARVSTAKPDVYPDCAAVGVEVFRSK; via the coding sequence ATGAGCTCAAACTCCATCGACCCGCTGCTGAGCACCTGCCGGCGTCTCTTCCTGCGCGACTACGAGGTCTGGATCAACATCGGCGTGCACGAGTTCGAGAAGCGCGCCGAGCAGCGCGTGATCATCAACGTCGATCTCTACGTGCCGCTGGACGTCTCGACACCGAAGGCCGACGAGCTCGACGAGGTGGTCGACTACGACTTCATCCGCCGCACGGTCGCCACTCGCCTGTCGAAGGGGCACATCCACTTGCAGGAGACGCTGTGCGACGACATCCTCACGCAGGTGCTCTTGCATCCGAAGGTGCAGGCAGCGCGGGTGTCCACAGCCAAGCCCGACGTGTATCCCGACTGCGCCGCCGTCGGCGTCGAAGTATTCAGGAGCAAATGA
- a CDS encoding SGNH/GDSL hydrolase family protein produces the protein MLVLLVVGVVAFWDDDVPAAVAGSSVPANAIPLAVLGDSTSHSYQDLTAFPPGTPLRGGKFHARTFQWTEVLARLRGNEIDLGPWVAWGQPGGIAFMRESIGLPTSRAPRKEDYLYNFANSGAACKNLMGERLGQRFRQVPRLVALMNREPERWRRGVVVIYMGGNNWNGWLDLQSRDPLAAELRETIDYCTQQIRAAITLIHASHPSTRILLVGLVNQADDPENLAKYRSSIATANIKKSLANANAELRKIAEADRQRITFADINDWFSQRWGERSPNGDPDYNTVTISPGLRVTNTGGDSPSHTVLSDGHWGVVPNAIWAQSFVAQLREAFGLPLTPISNEELARFLAG, from the coding sequence GTGCTGGTGCTGCTGGTCGTCGGTGTGGTGGCGTTCTGGGACGATGATGTGCCCGCCGCGGTGGCCGGCTCTTCCGTGCCCGCGAATGCAATACCGCTGGCCGTGCTCGGCGACTCGACGAGCCACTCCTACCAGGATCTCACGGCCTTCCCACCTGGAACTCCGCTGCGTGGCGGCAAGTTCCATGCGCGTACCTTCCAATGGACCGAGGTGCTGGCACGACTGCGCGGCAACGAGATCGACCTCGGCCCCTGGGTTGCCTGGGGACAGCCCGGTGGCATTGCCTTCATGCGCGAATCGATCGGGCTGCCAACCTCCCGTGCTCCGCGAAAGGAAGACTACCTCTACAACTTCGCGAATTCGGGCGCCGCCTGCAAGAACCTCATGGGCGAGCGGCTCGGCCAGCGGTTCCGGCAGGTGCCTCGCCTCGTCGCGCTGATGAATCGCGAGCCCGAACGCTGGCGTCGCGGCGTCGTGGTCATCTACATGGGTGGCAACAACTGGAACGGCTGGCTCGATCTGCAATCCCGAGACCCGCTGGCGGCCGAACTGCGAGAGACGATCGACTACTGCACGCAACAGATACGTGCCGCGATCACGCTGATCCATGCGTCACATCCGTCGACCCGCATTCTTCTCGTGGGCCTGGTCAACCAGGCAGACGACCCGGAGAACCTCGCCAAGTACCGCAGCAGCATCGCGACGGCGAATATCAAGAAGTCGCTGGCGAATGCGAACGCCGAACTGCGCAAGATCGCCGAAGCGGATCGGCAGCGCATCACATTCGCCGACATCAACGACTGGTTTTCTCAGCGGTGGGGCGAGCGCAGCCCGAACGGAGATCCCGACTACAACACGGTCACGATCAGCCCGGGTCTGCGCGTCACCAACACCGGCGGCGACAGTCCCAGCCATACCGTGCTGAGCGATGGACACTGGGGGGTGGTGCCCAACGCCATCTGGGCGCAATCATTCGTCGCGCAGCTGCGCGAGGCGTTCGGCCTGCCGTTGACGCCGATCAGCAACGAGGAACTGGCCCGCTTTCTCGCCGGATAG
- a CDS encoding class I SAM-dependent methyltransferase: MNEEPGAARANPLTRIIDAALQRDGGWLSFDRFMALALYAPGLGYYANASRKFGRMPNSGSDFVTAPELTPLFGRTLALQLAEALDRTGTDEIWEFGAGSGALAAQLLGALGERVARYRIVDLSGSLRERQQQALAPWAAKVEWLSELPQRMRGVVVGNEVLDAMPVQLLARRGGAWFERGVLARDAGFGWEDRPTELRPPVEIAGAHDYLTEIHPQARAFIPTLAERLERGAAFFIDYGFPEAEYYHPQRHMGTVMCHRGHLADTDPLADVGAKDITAHVDFTGIALAGQDAGLAVLGYTSQARFLLNAGLLPMMEAASLAERTLAARLIHEHEMGELFKVIGFAAGEGWDAVGFAEGDRSHTL, encoded by the coding sequence ATGAACGAGGAGCCGGGCGCCGCGCGCGCCAACCCCCTGACCCGGATTATCGACGCCGCCCTGCAGCGCGACGGCGGCTGGCTGTCCTTCGACCGCTTCATGGCCCTGGCCTTGTACGCGCCGGGGCTGGGCTACTACGCCAACGCGAGCCGCAAGTTCGGCCGCATGCCCAACTCGGGCAGTGACTTCGTCACCGCGCCCGAACTCACGCCGCTCTTCGGCCGGACGCTGGCACTGCAGCTGGCCGAAGCGCTGGATCGCACAGGAACCGACGAGATCTGGGAGTTCGGCGCCGGCTCGGGCGCGCTGGCCGCGCAGCTGCTCGGCGCACTGGGCGAACGCGTCGCGCGCTACCGCATCGTCGACCTGTCCGGCAGCTTGCGCGAGCGCCAGCAGCAGGCGCTCGCGCCCTGGGCCGCCAAGGTCGAATGGCTTTCTGAGCTGCCGCAGCGGATGCGTGGCGTCGTGGTGGGCAACGAAGTGCTCGACGCGATGCCCGTCCAGTTGCTGGCGCGCCGTGGTGGGGCGTGGTTCGAGCGCGGCGTGCTCGCGCGGGATGCGGGTTTTGGCTGGGAAGACCGTCCGACCGAACTGCGTCCGCCGGTGGAGATCGCCGGCGCGCACGACTACCTGACCGAGATCCACCCACAGGCCCGCGCCTTCATCCCCACGCTGGCGGAGCGCCTGGAACGGGGCGCCGCCTTCTTCATCGACTATGGCTTTCCCGAGGCCGAGTACTACCACCCGCAGCGGCACATGGGCACCGTGATGTGCCACCGTGGCCATCTGGCCGACACCGATCCGCTGGCCGATGTCGGCGCCAAGGACATCACCGCCCATGTCGATTTCACGGGCATCGCCCTGGCCGGGCAGGACGCCGGCCTCGCGGTATTGGGCTACACCAGCCAGGCGAGATTCCTGCTCAATGCCGGGCTCCTGCCGATGATGGAAGCGGCCTCGCTCGCCGAGCGAACGCTGGCGGCGCGGCTGATCCACGAGCACGAGATGGGCGAGTTGTTCAAGGTGATCGGCTTCGCGGCCGGCGAGGGCTGGGATGCGGTCGGCTTCGCCGAGGGCGACCGCAGCCATACGCTGTGA
- a CDS encoding DUF4136 domain-containing protein, translated as MKHTLAVLSLCTGLAGCATRWVVDSDVRSFSSLGALPAGATYRFERLPSQQASEARQQQLEAMAATALERVGLRRDDASSQYAAQIGARVTAELSPWADPWYFQGAWGPGYRPWGYGPSGYGRGWYGSGWYGSGWYGPAFTPPANPWYAREVSIVLRELPSHRVVYETHARNDGPYTASGAVLPVMFQAALQGFPNPPVGERRVNIEIPTTRN; from the coding sequence ATGAAACACACACTCGCAGTCCTCTCGCTTTGCACCGGCCTCGCGGGCTGCGCCACCCGTTGGGTCGTCGACAGCGATGTCCGCAGCTTCTCGAGCCTTGGCGCCCTGCCGGCTGGCGCCACCTACCGCTTCGAGCGCCTGCCCTCCCAGCAGGCCAGCGAGGCGCGACAACAGCAACTGGAGGCGATGGCCGCCACCGCGCTCGAGCGCGTCGGCCTGCGCCGCGACGATGCCAGCTCCCAATACGCGGCGCAGATCGGCGCGCGCGTCACAGCCGAACTCTCGCCCTGGGCCGACCCCTGGTACTTCCAGGGCGCCTGGGGCCCAGGCTACCGGCCCTGGGGCTACGGCCCGAGCGGGTACGGGCGCGGCTGGTATGGCAGCGGCTGGTATGGCAGCGGCTGGTACGGGCCAGCCTTCACGCCGCCGGCCAACCCCTGGTACGCGCGCGAGGTCAGCATCGTGCTGCGCGAGCTGCCCTCCCACCGCGTGGTCTACGAAACGCACGCCCGCAACGACGGCCCCTACACCGCGAGCGGCGCGGTGCTGCCTGTCATGTTCCAGGCCGCGCTGCAGGGATTCCCCAATCCGCCCGTGGGCGAGCGGCGGGTGAACATCGAGATCCCCACCACCAGGAACTGA
- a CDS encoding DUF5329 family protein yields the protein MPDRRRCLRIATLALLAAMAPLAAATPSEQEHKLILALIAHVQGMTTMKFLRNGEPHDAAEAAEHMQAKYKHFREEIVTAEDFIERCASRSELTGKPYMVTLADGKAREARGFLMQELRTMRQQGRG from the coding sequence ATGCCCGATCGTCGCCGGTGCCTGCGCATCGCAACCCTCGCCCTGCTTGCCGCCATGGCGCCGCTCGCCGCCGCCACCCCATCGGAGCAGGAACACAAGTTGATCCTGGCCCTGATCGCGCATGTCCAGGGCATGACGACAATGAAATTCCTGCGCAATGGCGAGCCGCACGACGCCGCCGAGGCGGCCGAGCACATGCAGGCCAAGTACAAGCACTTCCGCGAAGAGATCGTGACGGCGGAGGACTTCATCGAGCGCTGCGCCTCGCGCTCGGAGCTGACGGGCAAGCCCTACATGGTCACGCTCGCGGACGGCAAGGCGCGCGAGGCGCGCGGCTTCCTGATGCAGGAACTGCGCACCATGAGGCAACAGGGACGCGGCTGA
- a CDS encoding histidine phosphatase family protein, protein MEATRLIAVRHGETAWNVDTRIQGQLDIGLNDTGLWQARRLGQALVDEPIAAIYASDLARAWETALEIARPRGIEVQPEPGLRERAFGHFEGRTFADIDASLPEQARLWRTRDPAFAPEGGGESLLAFRERVTGIAGQLAQRHPGELVVLVAHGGVMDVLYRAATRQELQAPRTWHLGNAAINRLLWTPQGFALVGWGDIGHLDQGTLDEATV, encoded by the coding sequence ATGGAGGCCACCCGACTCATCGCCGTGCGTCACGGCGAAACCGCCTGGAATGTCGACACCCGCATCCAGGGCCAGCTCGACATCGGCCTGAACGACACCGGCCTGTGGCAGGCCCGGCGTCTCGGACAGGCGCTGGTGGATGAGCCGATCGCCGCCATCTATGCCAGCGACCTGGCGCGCGCCTGGGAGACCGCCCTCGAGATCGCGCGTCCGCGCGGCATCGAGGTGCAGCCCGAGCCGGGGCTGCGCGAGCGGGCCTTCGGCCACTTCGAGGGCCGCACCTTTGCCGACATCGACGCCTCGCTGCCCGAGCAGGCCCGCCTCTGGCGCACCCGCGACCCGGCATTCGCGCCCGAGGGCGGTGGCGAATCGCTGCTGGCGTTCAGGGAGCGGGTGACGGGCATCGCGGGGCAGCTCGCCCAGCGGCATCCGGGCGAGCTGGTGGTGCTGGTCGCGCATGGCGGCGTGATGGACGTGCTTTACCGCGCCGCCACCCGCCAGGAACTTCAGGCACCGCGTACCTGGCACCTGGGCAATGCCGCCATCAACCGGCTCCTCTGGACCCCACAGGGCTTCGCGCTCGTCGGCTGGGGCGATATCGGGCACCTCGACCAAGGCACGCTGGACGAAGCAACGGTCTGA
- a CDS encoding cupin-like domain-containing protein — protein sequence MLRSPGRNEGARPSPSTGLIDLTDREPWSNLNKNAFAFRHNLQGHPLFTIQKLAELSKHVFDWPDYQRYFPFDQRSLPTSELKRILRDSILDVANNGRWLALHQIDMVAPEYAELLDQLFADIEELTGTPIRSRMAWGSMSIFMNAPGLSVPYHFDHETNFLMQIEGEKEARLYPPALQTLTIEEIEDFYRHNPIAARYRDELATAGTVFTLTPGIAVHHPPLAAHKIQNGNSVSVSLSIYYTTPDMEDRARVHQANYCMRKLGLKPRPIDESTFWDGAKAKFMRTLSKSNPKTHDEMLYSGVERLGAPFRWAKALKQRTRQPSIPV from the coding sequence ATGCTCCGATCACCTGGGCGCAATGAGGGGGCTCGCCCAAGCCCTTCGACCGGTCTCATCGACCTGACTGACCGGGAACCCTGGAGCAACCTGAACAAGAACGCCTTCGCGTTCAGGCACAACCTGCAGGGACATCCGCTCTTCACCATCCAGAAGCTCGCGGAGCTTTCGAAACATGTGTTCGATTGGCCCGACTACCAGCGCTACTTCCCCTTCGACCAGCGATCGCTTCCGACGTCCGAGCTGAAGCGCATCTTGAGAGACAGCATCCTCGACGTCGCCAACAATGGCCGCTGGCTTGCGCTTCATCAGATCGACATGGTGGCGCCGGAGTACGCCGAGTTGCTGGATCAACTCTTTGCGGACATCGAGGAACTCACCGGCACGCCGATCCGCTCGCGCATGGCCTGGGGCAGCATGTCGATCTTCATGAATGCACCGGGGCTCAGCGTTCCGTATCACTTCGACCACGAGACCAATTTCCTCATGCAGATCGAAGGCGAAAAGGAGGCGAGGCTTTATCCGCCGGCACTCCAGACGTTGACGATCGAGGAGATCGAGGACTTCTACCGTCACAACCCGATTGCCGCTCGCTACCGAGACGAACTCGCCACTGCGGGAACGGTATTCACGCTCACCCCGGGGATAGCGGTTCATCATCCTCCGCTGGCTGCCCACAAGATCCAGAACGGCAACTCCGTGTCGGTGAGCCTCTCGATCTACTACACGACGCCGGATATGGAAGACCGTGCGCGCGTTCATCAGGCCAATTACTGCATGCGCAAGCTTGGCCTGAAGCCGCGCCCGATCGACGAATCCACATTCTGGGATGGTGCCAAGGCCAAGTTCATGCGAACGCTGTCGAAGTCCAATCCGAAGACGCACGATGAAATGCTGTATTCGGGTGTCGAGCGCCTGGGCGCGCCGTTCCGATGGGCAAAGGCACTGAAGCAACGGACGCGGCAGCCGTCCATCCCGGTGTAA
- a CDS encoding SDR family oxidoreductase — protein MRESTPSPGVLVTGGGRRLGAALCEAFARAGWPVWCQYRASQEEAEALCRRLRGEGHRATAVEADIGSAAGRRALLDRIEGPLGCIVNNASAFEPDTGMDFDEETALRQIGVNLIAPLDFARLLAQRATAGDGIDRCAIHILDQKVHNLNPDYFSYTVSKLALERAVALQAQSLAPAVRVCGVAPGILYRSGPQDEDNFQQAACANLLRRPIDPADVARTCVFLAGTPSVTGSTLNVDNGQHLVPLPRDIMFVVDELLKGPKP, from the coding sequence ATGCGCGAATCCACCCCAAGCCCCGGCGTGCTCGTGACCGGCGGCGGCCGACGGCTCGGCGCCGCGCTCTGCGAAGCCTTTGCGCGCGCGGGCTGGCCGGTGTGGTGCCAGTACCGCGCCTCGCAAGAAGAGGCCGAGGCGCTGTGCAGACGGCTGCGCGGCGAAGGGCACCGGGCCACCGCGGTCGAGGCAGACATCGGCAGCGCCGCGGGACGGCGCGCCCTGCTCGATCGCATCGAGGGCCCTCTCGGGTGCATCGTCAACAACGCCTCGGCCTTCGAGCCCGACACTGGCATGGACTTCGACGAGGAAACCGCCCTGCGCCAGATTGGCGTCAACCTGATCGCGCCGCTGGACTTCGCGCGCCTGTTGGCGCAGCGCGCCACGGCAGGCGACGGCATTGACCGCTGCGCAATCCACATCCTCGACCAGAAGGTCCACAACCTGAACCCCGACTATTTCTCCTACACCGTGTCCAAGCTCGCACTGGAGCGCGCGGTGGCGCTGCAGGCGCAATCACTGGCGCCGGCGGTGCGCGTGTGCGGCGTGGCGCCGGGCATCCTCTACCGCAGCGGCCCGCAGGACGAGGACAACTTCCAGCAGGCAGCATGCGCCAACCTGCTGCGCCGGCCCATCGATCCGGCCGATGTCGCGCGCACCTGCGTCTTCCTGGCCGGCACGCCCAGCGTGACCGGCAGCACCCTCAACGTGGACAACGGCCAGCACCTGGTGCCGCTGCCGCGCGACATCATGTTCGTCGTCGACGAGCTGCTGAAAGGACCCAAGCCATGA
- a CDS encoding LTA synthase family protein translates to MTSQNPWLVAWLLVAPLALCLIGAKMMKVDVAMAAIVFSSPLSVRVLRLAGMIAFSWLVQRFLFPKRRIASVVIFAGVFLASVIVMLRAKPEMTVVGVLWDWAYNLYKEPVVFATIVWREFATISLLALLMGAVLRFAPAPVFRSAYRLFQALIVVLCALVGVDLVYEVTVGQPPNVAVLLFSLSHPQDLAPLVGAEVTLGRVAALTLCILLPLGWAWYFRDIGTPGPREAEPRAGRGLVFALVGTAALFLPVIPVGSVPLERYAEGSLIALSKTAISAPYAEAEAAAQKAFNDENRPRWHSAGMKLQPTGAPKKVKNVVIVMMESVRAASTSIHRPDLGTTPFLAKLGQDGLVVSDMSAVVPRTSSAWIAILGGQYPLTNEGSVRWSAENSKLPRIRALPAALRDVGYATSFFTPTHLHLLNENRMVDALGFETVMDDEDFSKLQSLHANYMGGADEVMIKPILDWTRAQKMANRPFMTAVMTSVGHHPYTTPSTWKKLSFPNAANPTLEAYYNCLAYIDDVIAKLMAGYKELGVLDDTVFLFLGDHGQFFGEHGVNQAFNALYQEGVHIPMVIYAPGVAELKGVIKGPRQQIDVLPTVAELLGYEVQNARLPGVSLLQPVSAEREMFFSASIESSYLALRRGEKKYIYNFDRAPFMVFDLAADPAENVPLPAPKAAEANSLKQALLEWKIQTEMSMYARPENSATPEGRWVRR, encoded by the coding sequence TTGACCTCACAGAATCCCTGGCTTGTCGCCTGGCTGCTGGTGGCCCCGCTGGCCTTGTGCCTCATCGGGGCCAAGATGATGAAGGTCGACGTCGCGATGGCCGCGATCGTGTTTTCCAGCCCGCTCAGTGTCCGGGTCTTGCGGCTCGCGGGAATGATTGCTTTCTCCTGGCTGGTCCAGCGATTCCTTTTTCCGAAGCGCCGCATCGCGAGCGTCGTCATCTTTGCCGGGGTGTTCCTCGCCTCGGTGATCGTGATGTTGCGTGCCAAGCCGGAGATGACGGTTGTCGGCGTCCTGTGGGACTGGGCCTATAACCTCTACAAGGAGCCGGTGGTCTTCGCGACCATCGTCTGGCGAGAATTTGCCACGATCTCCTTGCTTGCATTGTTGATGGGCGCCGTGCTCAGGTTCGCACCCGCGCCTGTGTTCCGCAGCGCGTACAGACTGTTCCAGGCCCTCATCGTCGTGCTGTGCGCGCTGGTCGGCGTCGACCTGGTCTACGAGGTCACGGTGGGCCAGCCGCCCAATGTCGCAGTGCTGCTGTTCAGCCTCTCGCATCCGCAGGATCTCGCTCCGCTGGTGGGTGCTGAAGTGACGCTTGGGCGGGTCGCCGCGCTCACGCTTTGTATCCTGCTGCCGCTCGGCTGGGCCTGGTATTTTCGGGACATCGGAACTCCGGGCCCGCGGGAGGCGGAACCGCGTGCCGGACGCGGTCTGGTGTTTGCGCTGGTGGGCACCGCCGCGCTGTTCCTGCCGGTCATTCCGGTCGGCAGCGTGCCGCTGGAACGCTATGCCGAGGGCTCGTTGATCGCACTGTCGAAGACAGCCATCTCGGCACCCTATGCCGAAGCCGAAGCTGCTGCGCAAAAGGCATTCAATGACGAGAACCGGCCGCGCTGGCACAGCGCCGGCATGAAATTGCAGCCCACCGGAGCTCCCAAGAAAGTGAAGAACGTGGTCATCGTGATGATGGAGTCGGTGCGAGCGGCATCCACGTCGATCCACCGCCCCGACCTGGGGACGACGCCTTTTCTCGCAAAGCTGGGCCAGGACGGACTGGTGGTGTCGGACATGAGTGCCGTGGTGCCGCGCACCTCCAGCGCCTGGATCGCGATCCTGGGAGGACAGTATCCGCTGACCAACGAGGGCAGCGTGCGCTGGAGTGCCGAGAACAGCAAATTGCCACGCATCCGGGCACTGCCCGCGGCACTGCGCGATGTGGGCTATGCCACTTCGTTCTTCACGCCAACCCACCTGCACCTGCTCAACGAGAACCGGATGGTCGACGCCCTGGGCTTCGAGACCGTGATGGATGACGAAGACTTCAGCAAGCTGCAGTCGCTTCATGCGAACTACATGGGCGGCGCCGACGAGGTGATGATCAAGCCCATCCTCGATTGGACACGCGCGCAGAAAATGGCCAACCGGCCCTTCATGACGGCTGTGATGACGAGCGTGGGCCATCATCCCTACACGACGCCGAGCACCTGGAAGAAGTTGTCATTTCCGAACGCGGCGAATCCGACGCTCGAGGCGTACTACAACTGCCTGGCCTACATCGATGATGTCATTGCCAAGCTCATGGCCGGCTACAAGGAACTGGGTGTGCTGGACGACACCGTGTTCCTGTTTCTCGGAGACCACGGGCAGTTCTTCGGTGAGCATGGCGTGAACCAGGCGTTCAATGCGCTTTACCAGGAAGGCGTTCATATCCCCATGGTCATCTATGCGCCAGGTGTGGCCGAGCTGAAGGGCGTGATCAAGGGTCCACGCCAGCAGATCGACGTGTTGCCGACCGTTGCCGAGCTGCTCGGCTACGAGGTGCAGAACGCGAGGCTGCCGGGCGTTTCGCTGCTGCAGCCCGTGTCGGCTGAGCGCGAGATGTTTTTTTCCGCAAGCATCGAATCGTCGTACCTCGCGCTGCGTCGCGGCGAGAAGAAGTACATCTACAACTTCGACCGCGCGCCTTTCATGGTGTTCGACCTGGCGGCCGATCCCGCCGAAAACGTCCCGCTGCCAGCACCGAAGGCGGCTGAAGCGAACTCGCTGAAACAGGCATTGCTGGAGTGGAAGATCCAGACCGAGATGTCGATGTATGCGCGGCCGGAGAACAGTGCAACGCCTGAAGGGCGTTGGGTCAGGCGGTAG
- the hisN gene encoding histidinol-phosphatase gives MSSTASPQDALRIANALADAAAAHSLRLFRTPLEVITKADESPVTMADRAAEAAMREILGSERPADGIFGEEHGVARVDAEAVWVLDPIDGTRSFITGSPLWGTLIGLLRGGRVELGMVDMPVLGERWVGQAGLGAQRNGQPVRVSACDSVVAARIFTTSPDIFGPADWDAFDRLSRRCAMRRFGGDCYSYAQLAGGTIDLVVETGLQPYDYLGPAGLIEAAGGVITDWEGRPLGLASNGRVVAAATPALHREALAILNP, from the coding sequence ATGAGCTCCACTGCCTCGCCTCAGGATGCCCTGCGCATCGCCAACGCCCTTGCCGACGCCGCCGCCGCCCATTCGCTGCGCCTGTTCCGCACGCCGTTGGAGGTCATCACGAAAGCCGACGAAAGCCCGGTCACGATGGCCGACCGCGCGGCAGAGGCAGCGATGCGCGAGATCCTGGGCAGCGAGCGGCCAGCCGACGGCATCTTTGGCGAGGAGCACGGCGTTGCGCGCGTGGACGCAGAGGCCGTGTGGGTGCTCGATCCGATCGACGGCACGCGCAGCTTCATCACTGGCTCGCCGCTCTGGGGGACGCTCATCGGACTCCTGCGCGGCGGCCGCGTCGAGTTGGGAATGGTCGACATGCCGGTGCTGGGCGAGCGCTGGGTCGGACAAGCCGGGCTGGGTGCGCAGCGCAACGGGCAGCCGGTTCGCGTGAGCGCGTGCGACAGCGTCGTGGCGGCGCGCATCTTCACCACGTCCCCGGACATCTTCGGGCCCGCCGACTGGGACGCCTTCGACCGGCTGAGCCGGCGCTGCGCGATGCGCCGCTTCGGCGGTGACTGCTACAGCTACGCTCAACTCGCCGGCGGCACCATCGACCTCGTGGTGGAAACCGGCCTGCAGCCCTACGACTACCTCGGTCCCGCCGGTCTGATCGAGGCGGCCGGCGGCGTGATCACCGACTGGGAGGGCCGGCCGCTGGGGCTGGCCTCGAACGGCCGCGTCGTTGCCGCCGCCACGCCCGCGCTGCACCGCGAGGCACTGGCGATCCTGAATCCCTAG
- the ttcA gene encoding tRNA 2-thiocytidine(32) synthetase TtcA encodes MSALWTDVEIGPPRATLPRIERETHKLEKRLCREVGRAIFDYNMIEAGDKVMVCVSGGKDSYALLDILLKLRARAPVHFDIVAVNLDQKQPGFPEEVLPTYLKALGVPFHIEEQDTYSIVKRVIPEGKTTCGLCSRLRRGILYRVADELGATKVALGHHRDDMLQTFFLNMFFAGKLKSMPPKLVSDDGRHIVIRPLAYVAEKDLVRWAQHRAFPIIPCTLCGSQENLQRKQVGEMLREWERKHPGRIENMFNALQNVVPSHLLDGTAFDFKGLRTTGVADEGGDKAFDPPDFPSPSPLRVVQL; translated from the coding sequence ATGAGCGCTCTTTGGACTGACGTTGAAATCGGGCCGCCTCGCGCCACACTGCCCAGGATCGAGCGCGAGACCCACAAGCTCGAGAAGCGGCTTTGCCGCGAAGTCGGCCGCGCCATCTTCGACTACAACATGATCGAGGCGGGCGACAAGGTCATGGTCTGTGTCTCGGGCGGCAAGGACAGCTACGCGCTGCTGGACATCCTGCTCAAGCTGCGCGCCCGTGCCCCGGTGCACTTCGACATCGTCGCCGTCAACCTCGACCAGAAGCAGCCCGGCTTTCCGGAGGAAGTGCTGCCTACCTACCTGAAGGCGCTGGGCGTGCCCTTCCACATCGAGGAGCAGGACACCTACTCGATCGTCAAGCGCGTCATTCCGGAGGGCAAGACCACCTGCGGCCTGTGCAGCCGGCTGCGGCGCGGCATTCTCTACCGCGTGGCCGACGAGCTGGGTGCCACCAAGGTGGCGCTGGGGCATCACCGCGACGACATGCTGCAGACCTTCTTCCTCAACATGTTCTTCGCCGGCAAGCTCAAGTCGATGCCGCCCAAGCTGGTGAGCGACGACGGCCGGCACATCGTGATCCGGCCGCTGGCCTACGTGGCAGAGAAGGACCTCGTGCGCTGGGCGCAGCACCGCGCCTTCCCGATCATTCCGTGCACGCTCTGCGGCAGCCAGGAGAACCTGCAGCGCAAGCAGGTCGGCGAGATGCTGCGCGAATGGGAGCGCAAGCATCCTGGGCGCATCGAGAACATGTTCAACGCGCTGCAGAACGTGGTGCCCTCCCATCTGCTGGACGGAACGGCCTTCGACTTCAAGGGTCTGAGGACCACCGGCGTAGCCGATGAAGGAGGCGACAAGGCCTTCGATCCGCCGGATTTCCCGTCGCCTTCGCCCCTGCGCGTCGTGCAGCTTTGA